One window of Scheffersomyces stipitis CBS 6054 chromosome 1, whole genome shotgun sequence genomic DNA carries:
- the RPC10 gene encoding DNA-directed RNA polymerases small subunit (DNA-directed RNA polymerases I, II, and III 7.7 kDa polypeptide (ABC10-alpha)), with translation MSAPKEGFIIPASISHAALGQVTNKSLGVRYNCAQCAASFSLSKNDAIRCKECGHRVIYKARTRRMVQFEAR, from the coding sequence ATGTCTGCTCCAAAAGAAGGATTCATCATCCCAGCTTCTATCTCCCACGCTGCACTCGGTCAGGTGACGAACAAGTCCTTAGGTGTAAGATACAACTGTGCTCAGTGTGCTGCTTCTTTTTCATTGTCGAAGAACGATGCCATCAGATGCAAGGAATGTGGTCACAGAGTCATCTACAAggccagaaccagaagaatgGTGCAGTTCGAAGCTCGTTAG
- the MLH3 gene encoding DNA mismatch repair, translating into MLSSGRIRKLNPQVSSELRSQTIFNSLASVVQELLRNSLDAQAKVVEIRLDLDSLAVQVADNGVGIPADDMSMVGERYHTSKLKQIKDLPFISTYGYRGEALYALGLVSRLSIVSKSDSGDVTFVRMISYNSNTEVYDYQNYTNDGFFRVEPIKKNGTIVTATGLYCNLPVRRQQIRAVSQFKIIDEIRHIVFQSLVKFPDVSIKVLRLDHDSLNPDILINYSPSNTRKTDNFACIFRNIYGKSVLPKFHTLEAEQRGLQLTGFVGTDPVSSKRFQYIFFNGSLQGYETTRIAVNQTFKESRFGDIPESVSYRTGESPSKKRSRLSWVWPVFLVCIESVKKGATIEADEITKFVVKVFKQFLVSQGFQVDSGPSVFGSPRISLSPSKRRKTSPSGDEEPRVKKSDQLDSTFLNVAESGLTSGNYRIVRQLDSKFILVSSSNNLGGKVLLVIDQHACDERIKVEALFKDFIFLVLDAHTNLSLRVVEPVTFAVSSVEVQLFEEYAENLNKFGIRFIIEGLTIVVTHMPQIILEKSDIDADILRRWLLSHVNDLKEESKSAIVDTYSINDWFPFVRHLPTFLIDIINSKACHSSVVFGEVLEYSEMEKMVRQLLHCRLPFQCAHGRPSIVPLVNIQ; encoded by the coding sequence ATGTTGTCGAGTGGTAGGATTCGAAAACTAAATCCACAGGTTCTGAGTGAATTGAGATCGCAAACtatcttcaactctttaGCCTCGGTAGTTCAGGAATTGTTAAGAAATAGCTTGGATGCTCAAGCCAAGGTGGTAGAAATACGTCTAGACTTGGATTCGCTCGCTGTACAGGTTGCCGACAATGGAGTTGGAATTCCTGCTGATGATATGCTGATGGTAGGCGAGAGATATCACacttcaaagttgaagcaAATTAAGGACTTGCCTTTTATCTCTACATATGGCTATAGGGGAGAAGCATTATACGCTTTAGGTTTGGTATCTCGACTTTCTATTGTGTCTAAAAGTGACTCTGGAGACGTTACTTTTGTTCGAATGATTTCGTATAATTCGAATACAGAAGTCTATGATTATCAAAATTATACGAACGATGGCTTCTTTCGGGTAGAGCCGATCAAAAAGAACGGAACCATAGTCACGGCAACAGGATTGTATTGCAACCTTCCTGTTCGTCGACAACAGATTAGAGCAGTTTCGCAATTCAAGattattgatgaaattaGACATATTGTATTTCAGAGTCTTGTCAAATTTCCAGATGTGAGTATCAAAGTACTACGACTTGACCATGATTCCTTGAATCCAGATATTCTCATAAACTATTCTCCCAGTAACACACGAAAGACTGATAATTTTGCTTGTATATTCAGGAACATCTATGGAAAGTCTGTTCTACCAAAATTTCACACCCTAGAAGCTGAACAAAGAGGATTGCAGTTGACAGGATTTGTAGGAACGGACCCTGTAAGCTCGAAGAGGTTCCAATacatattcttcaatggtTCTCTCCAAGGTTATGAGACCACACGTATAGCTGTAAACCAAACTTTCAAAGAATCGAGATTTGGAGATATACCTGAGTCTGTTTCTTATCGTACAGGGGAATCTCCTTCTAAGAAGCGATCTAGGTTGCTGTGGGTTTGGCCagtctttcttgtttgcaTAGAAAGCGTTAAAAAAGGGGCTACTATTGAAGCCGATGAAATCACTAAGTTTGTGGTGAAAGTCTTCAAGCAATTTTTGGTCTCTCAAGGGTTTCAGGTTGATTCTGGGCCATCCGTATTTGGCTCTCCCCGGATATCATTGTCTCCATCGAAACGAAGAAAGACATCTCCCAGTGGAGATGAGGAACCTAGAGTGAAGAAAAGTGATCAGCTTGATAGTACTTTTCTAAATGTTGCAGAATCAGGTTTAACTTCGGGCAACTATAGAATTGTGAGACAACTTGATAGCAAGTTTATCTTGGTGAGCAGTTCGAATAATCTTGGAGGCAAAGTACTTCTAGTTATTGACCAACATGCTTGCGATGAAAGAATAAAGGTAGAGGCACTCTTTAAAGACTTCATATTTCTTGTCTTAGATGCTCACACCAATTTGCTGCTACGAGTGGTTGAGCCTGTAACGTTTGCTGTTAGTAGCGTAGAAGTTCAGTTGTTCGAGGAATATGCGGAGAATCTTAACAAGTTTGGAATTAGGTTCATCATTGAAGGTCTAACTATAGTCGTAACCCACATGCCCCAAATaattttggagaagtcaGACATAGATGCTGATATCTTGAGGAGGTGGTTGTTGCTGCATGTAAACGATttaaaagaagaaagcaagtCGGCAATCGTAGATACATATTCTATTAATGATTGGTTTCCTTTTGTTCGTCACTTGCCCACCTTCTTGATCGATATTATCAATTCTAAGGCATGCCATTCTTCTGTGGTTTTCGGAGAGGTATTGGAGTATTCTGAAATGGAGAAAATGGTACGGCAGCTCTTGCACTGTCGTCTACCGTTTCAATGTGCTCACGGACGGCCATCTATAGTTCCATTAGTAAACATACAGTAA